The following are encoded together in the Myxococcota bacterium genome:
- a CDS encoding class I SAM-dependent methyltransferase has protein sequence MNEPVAPHTPLLDYYDEAKDPARVKFVRELFDKTAPHYNTVEALFLNGGLWYRRFSLARAGLRPGMKVLDMATGTGAVARGAAKLVGPQGRVFGCDPSRGMLREARKVFQGPLTRGIAEQLPFRSELFDFVTMGIALRHVADLVAAFREYRRMLKPGGKLWLLEGHVPKSALGHRVTRFVWKQVIPGMTLISTRSREAKLLMDYYWDTVEKCVPPETIVAALREAGFPKPEFKVVVPGAFCEYTAIR, from the coding sequence ATGAACGAACCCGTCGCACCGCACACGCCGCTCCTCGACTACTACGACGAGGCGAAGGACCCCGCGCGCGTGAAGTTCGTGCGCGAGCTGTTCGACAAGACCGCGCCGCACTACAACACCGTCGAGGCCCTGTTCCTCAACGGCGGTCTCTGGTACCGGCGCTTCTCGCTGGCGCGCGCGGGCCTGCGGCCGGGCATGAAGGTGCTCGACATGGCCACCGGCACGGGCGCGGTGGCGCGCGGCGCCGCAAAGCTCGTCGGGCCCCAGGGCCGCGTGTTCGGCTGCGACCCGAGCCGCGGCATGCTGCGCGAGGCGCGCAAAGTATTTCAGGGGCCGCTCACGCGCGGGATCGCCGAACAGCTCCCGTTCCGCAGCGAGCTCTTCGACTTCGTGACCATGGGCATCGCGCTCCGCCACGTGGCCGACCTGGTGGCGGCGTTCCGCGAGTACCGGCGCATGCTGAAGCCGGGCGGGAAGCTGTGGCTGCTCGAGGGGCACGTGCCCAAGTCGGCGCTGGGCCACCGCGTGACTCGCTTCGTGTGGAAGCAGGTGATTCCCGGCATGACGCTGATCTCGACGCGCAGCCGCGAGGCGAAGCTGCTCATGGACTACTACTGGGACACGGTCGAGAAGTGCGTGCCGCCGGAGACGATCGTGGCGGCGCTGCGCGAGGCGGGCTTCCCGAAGCCCGAGTTCAAGGTCGTGGTCCCGGGCGCGTTCTGCGAGTACACCGCGATCCGCTGA
- a CDS encoding 2-hydroxychromene-2-carboxylate isomerase has translation MPGRLEFFFDYTSPFSYLADTQLPGIARRTGAEIAYRPMFLGGVMHETGNQPPAALPARARYLPTDIGRWVTRYGIEFAFNPHFPLQTLPALRAAYAAQDAGVFPAYHSALFRAAWAKPRNLSDTEVLRSVIAEAGLDPAPLLAAAASESLKARLKASTAEAVARGAFGAPTLFVGSEMFFGNDRLEFVEEALAAL, from the coding sequence ATGCCGGGGCGGCTCGAGTTCTTCTTCGACTACACCAGTCCGTTCTCGTATCTCGCGGACACGCAGCTGCCGGGGATCGCGCGCCGCACCGGCGCCGAGATCGCCTACCGGCCCATGTTCCTGGGCGGCGTGATGCACGAGACCGGGAACCAGCCGCCCGCCGCCCTGCCCGCGCGCGCGAGGTACCTGCCGACCGACATCGGGCGTTGGGTGACCCGCTACGGCATCGAGTTCGCGTTCAACCCCCACTTCCCGCTGCAGACGCTGCCCGCCCTGCGCGCGGCGTACGCGGCCCAGGACGCGGGCGTGTTCCCCGCCTACCACTCCGCGCTGTTCCGCGCGGCCTGGGCCAAGCCGCGCAACCTGTCCGACACCGAGGTGCTTCGCAGTGTCATCGCCGAGGCCGGCCTCGACCCCGCCCCTCTGCTCGCGGCGGCCGCGAGCGAGTCGCTGAAGGCGCGCTTGAAGGCCTCCACCGCCGAGGCCGTGGCGCGCGGAGCGTTCGGCGCGCCCACCTTGTTCGTGGGCAGCGAGATGTTCTTCGGCAACGATCGGCTGGAGTTCGTGGAAGAGGCGTTGGCCGCGCTCTAG